The genomic window CCCAGCAGCGGCCCTCGAAGATATCGAGCGCAAGTTCGCCCGGAACCAGCGGACGCAGCGCTTCCGGCGGCAACGCCCAATGCGCGAACAACAGCCAATTCCATTGCTGGCGCATGATCCACGGCCGCCGGGGCAGCGGCCACGGCCGGTGCCCATGGTGGAGCAGGATTTCTTGCGCGGTCACATCTGTTGGATGTACCGGGTGGCCCGGCGCTTCCGGAATCGACGGTTGTCACTTCCGACCGTGACAGCGGTCACATCGCGACCGTACGCGGGAGCGTAGAAGAGGACATTGACATCAAGAGGTCGACAATGCTTTCAGCGACTTCCGAGTATGCACTGCGCGCCCTGGCGCAACTGGCGCAGCTCTCGCGCGGTGATGCCCTCCTGGGCCGCGAGTTGGCAAAATCCGCGGGAGTGCCCCAGCACTACCTGGCGAAGATCATGCTTTCCCTGCGCAATGCCGGGCTGGTGCTGGCAACGCGGGGCGCTGGAGGCGGATACATGCTGCTCCGCCCCGCCGACGCCATCCACCTGATCGACGTGGTAAGCCTGTTCGAAGGTCCGTCCCAGTGGCCGCAATGCCTCCTTCGCGGCGATCACAAGTGCCGTGACGACAATTCCTGCGCAGCGCACGCGCACTGGGCAAAGGTTCGCGACGGCTACCTTGAATTCCTGGAACACACCACGCTGTACGACCTGACCCACGCCACGGCGCACGCTTCGCAGGTCACGCGCGCGTCGCGCGGCCGGCGAGGCATGGTTGCGAACTGCTGAGGGGCAGCCTTCACCAACGTCGCCCCGCGACAGGAGCCGCAGAACCGCCGATTATGCCGCTTTCCTCTCCCGTTGACGGGTGCGTGCCGCCTTTTTTGCGGAACGGCTGCGCGAAGCTGCCGAGCGCTTGTTGGCGGCGGACTTGGCTTGCCGGCTGAGGTTTTTCCGCGAAGCAGCCGAATGTCCTTCGCGCTTTAGGGCGCCTTCCGTCGCCCGCGACCGTTTGCGCGACACCGTTTTCCGCCCGCTCTGGCCCTTGCGATAGGCGCTCTCCGCCGACTTGCGCGTTTTCTCGCTTGCCTGGCCTGATTGCGGCGGCTTCAGGTCCACGCCCGCGCGCCGCGCCTTGGAGAGCCCAATCGCGATTGCCTGCTTGGTGTTGCGCGCGCCGTGCTTGCCGCTACGGACGTGCTCCATCTCCTCGCGCACGAACTCGCCTGCCTGCGTGCTGGGCGACTTGCCCTCGCGCTTGTCCTCTTCCGCCCGATCTAACGTTGTCTTCCACGGCATAGTGGTTCCCCCAAAATGTTTTAGTAACAACGATGCTGATGAGGGGAGAATTGGATGCAGGGAAGTGCGGAACAGCTCTCGAACGAAGGGTCCAGAATGATGGAAGGAATAATGCAGAATGAAGAATGCAGAATGCCGGCGCAAAAAGGACCGGATTCTGAATTCTTCATTCTGCGCGTTCTGCATTCGTCATTCAGTCGATCCCCAGGCTCTTCCACATGCGATCCACTTTTTCCTTGGTGGCGGCGTCCATCGTGATCTCATCCGGCCATGGCCGGGCAAAGCCCTCACTGGGCCACTTGCGGGTGGCATCGACGCCCATCTTGGAGCCGAAGTCGGGCAGCCGCGAGGCGTGGTCCAGGGAATCGACCGGCCCCAGGGTGAACTGGATGTCGCGTTCGGGATCGATATTGTTGAAGGCGCGCAGCACGACCTCGCGCAAGTCCTGCACATCGCAATCTTCATCGACCACGACAATGCACTTGGTGAACATTGCCTGTCCCAGCGACCAGATCGCGTTCATGACCTTGCGCGCCTGCCCAGGATAGGACTTGCGGATGGAAACGATCATTAAGTTGTGAAACACGCCTTCAATCGGCAGGTTCACGTCCACCAGCTCTGGAATGGTGAGCTTCATCAGCGGCAAGAAGATACGCTCCACCGCTTTGCCCATCCAGGCGTCCTCCATGGGAGGCTTGCCGACGATTGTGGTTGCATAGATCGGGTCTTTGCGATGGGTGACGCAGGTAACGTGGAAGACGGGGTAGGAATCCTCGAGCGAGTAGAACCCGGTGTGATCTCCAAAGGGCCCCTCGGTCCGCAGCTCGTCCAGGTTGACGTAGCCTTCGAGAACAATTTCGGCGGTGGCCGGCACTTCCAGGTCAACCGTTTCGCATTTCACCAGCTCCACTGGCTTCTGCCGCAGGAAACCGGCGATCATAAATTCCTCGACGTCGGGGGGTGCCGGCACAATCGCGGCAAAGGTGAGGGTGGGATCGGTGCCGATTGCCACCGCGACATCCATCCTGCCCTTGGGCCTCTCGCCCTCGGGCACGCGCGCACCGCCGGAGGTCCTGGCCATGATGTCGACCGCGCTGGCGGGGTCGTTCTCGGCCGTGCTCGAGGGCGAGCGCGCTCCACCAGCAGCCGCGGCTCGCAGCGCTTCACGATAGTGTTCGGCCCCGACCTTCTGGCGCTGCCAGTGCATGCCCGTGGTGCGCTCGTCGTACACCTGCATGCGATACATGCCGACGTTGCGTTTTCCGGTGCGGGGATCACGGCTGATGACGCAGGGCAGGGTAATGAAGCGGCCGGCGTCTTTCGGCCAACATTGCGGGATGGGAAAATCCAGCAGGGAAAACTTGTCTTTCTTGACCACGTCCTTGCAGGGGCCGGTGGGCACGGTCTTGGGAAAGAACTTGCCCAGATCGGCGAGCATGGGCAGCATTTTGATTTTGTCGAGCAGCCCCTGCGGCGACTTGACGTCCATGAACATGCGCAGCCGCTCGGCAATTTCATCGAGCGATTCCACGCCCAGCGCCAGGTTCATCCGTCGCGCCGACCCGAACTGGTTGATCAGCACCTTCGCGCCGGGATGGCCTTTCACATTCTCAAACAGAAGCGCCGGCCCGCCCGCCTTCGACGCGGAGCGCCCGGCGCCGGACGCGCTCTTGCTGACGCGGTCGGTTATCTCGGTAATCTCCAGCACCGGGTCCACGGCAGCGCGCACCCGTTTCAATTCTCCGGCGCGTTCCAGTGCCGCAATCCAGTCGCGCAAATCGTGATAGGCCATGGGTGTCCTTGTGCGACCGACGATTATAGAGGCAAGCCGCCGGTTTCGCCGCGCCGTTCCGCGACGTGTCTGCCGGGCCACAGCCGTGTCAGGGCGCACACGCTCACGCCGCGGGCGAAGCCGGCAACCGTCGGAAAATCAACGCGGAAGCGGTTGGCGCCAGCCTTGCACTCCCAGCAGCGGCCACAAGGAGGCCGTTATGAACAGCACCCGCATCGCACCCGCAACCTGCACCATGATTTTGCTCGGTATTCTCGTGCCCGTGATGACCACGGTCGCGTGCTCAAAGCAACCGGTCAGAACCGCATCGGCGCCTGCCGCACCCATCGTGCGTCCGGCGGTGCTTCAAACCAGCGAGCCGGTCGTGCCGCAACCGGCTGCGGTGGTGGTCGCCAAGAAGACAACCGTGAAGCCATCTGCGTTCAAGCTGTTGTTGTACAAGAGCCGCGACTACGGCGTGTCGTTCGAGTACCCGTGGCAGTACTCGTTCATGAATGCAAAAGCCCTGGCCACCGGTGATCCATCGCAGCGCCCCGCATCGGATGGGCACGACGGCCAGATCACGCTGGCGCGGGTCGAAATCCCGAAGGGATTTTATGCCGACACCGACTACCAGAGCGGGTATTTCACTCTCAGCCTGAACCAAAACCTGACGGAGGATCAATGCTACGCGGTGCTCAGTCCGGGCAAGGATGGCAAGGTCGAAACCGATACCATCAACGACGTGGACTTCCGCTGGATGGAAACCGATAGCGGCGGCCATGGTCAAGCCAGCAAGCTGCGGCAGTACGTGGCCTTCGCCAACAGCGCCTGCTATGAACTGGAGCTCGGGGTGAAGAGCAGCAATGAGAACGGATTGTCGAGGGAAGTCAATCCCGACCAGGTCCTCCGCCGGCTGGTCGCGATGGCGAAAACGGTCAAGATCGTTCAAGCGACCGAAACCAAGCCCACTCAGGCAGTGGCGCAAACTTCGGCGGAAGCTCCGGCGGAGACGCCGAAGAACTGAATCGTCTGTCCTGGGCTCGCGAAGGCCGGCGCGGGCCCAGGCATTTTGAAACTCCACCCCCTGGCTGCCCAACCTCAGCGCCTGCAGCTCACATCCAACTCATATAGAATGGCCGCCGGCCATCAAGCCATTGTTTCCCGAGGCCCTAGTGTCTTCCCATGTTCTGGATCGCGATTACGTTCACGTTCTCTCGCTTCTAACCCTTGGCCGCCATCCGCAGCCCTCAACCACAATCGACCCGGTGGCGTTTGTTGCCGGCCTGAATGCCGCGCAACGCGATGAGCTGCTGCAGACGGCGCAGTCGCATCACGTGGTGGTCCGCGCTTTTGCCCGCCTGCAACAGGACGCCGCCCTGGCCGCGCAGCCCGACGTCGTCACCTGGGCCGGCGAGGTGACCACGCGTGAGCGCGAGCGCATCGACCACGCGCTGCCGTTTCTCGATAGCGTTTGCCAGCAGCTGAATACCGGCGGCTGCGCTACCACGGTGATCAAATCGCTGGACCACTGGCCCGATCTCGGCAGCGATCTCGACCTGTACACCACCGCATCCGAGCACAATGTTGTCCGCATCATGCGCTCGAAACTTAAAGCGCAGGTTGAGCCGCGAAGCTGGGGCGACCGGCTGGCGCAAAAATGGAATTTCACCGTGCCCGGACTGCCCGAGTCGGTGGAGATCCACTGCCGGCGCCTGGGGCAGACGGGCGAGCACACGGCGCTGGCCGAACGCTTTGTTTCGCGACGCGTGTATCGCACCGTGTCGGGGCAGACATTTCCGGTGCCGGCGCCGGAGGAGCGCATTATCGTCGCCACGCTGCAGCGCATGTACCGGCATTTTTATTTCCGGCTCTCCGACATTCTGAACACGGCGGCGCTGCTGGACGCGGCTTCGGTGAATTTTGATGAACTGCGGACCGCCGCCGAGCTGGGCGGCATCTGGTCCGGAGTGGCGACCTATCTTCGCCTGGTTTGTGATTATGCCGGTAGGTACCGCGGAGTGGCGCTCGAATTGCCGCGCTCGGTGCGCGACGCGGCGCTGTTCGGCGGCAACGCGCTGTTCGTGCGCGATTGCTTTATCCGGCTGCCCGTGATCCCTCACGGCGCCAAGCTGTACACGCGGCAGGTGACCCGCACCGCACTGCGCGGCGACGTTCCCGCGACCTTACGCCTGTCGCTGCTGCCGCCGCTCGCTTCCGTGGCCGCATTGGCGTTCAAAATCACCGGCAGCGACAAGGGCATCTGGTAGCGGGAAAAGCCGGGCCTTTGCCCGGCTTCTGTCGCCTGGAGCGGGGTACAGGAACGTTAGAGGTAAGTTAAAGGTAGGGACCGTACTGCGGAACAGCGTTTCAGCGCACCGCCAAAGTCAGAGCAACACAGACTCCAATCAGCAGGACCGCTCCAAGCGCCAGCCCTTTCCATGCCCAGCCTGGCGCGCGCTTGTTTTCGACAGGAACCCAGACCCATTCTGCGTTTTCAGCTTCCCAATCGTCGTACTCGTATTCGGCGTTCATGAGCGTGTCTCCGCCCTCGACTCAAAAGACCACTGCTAGGAAATCAAGGGGGAGGTCCGCAAACCAACTTGCGAGATGATGTTGCAACTACCGGAAGATGTAAATTCCCCGAAAGCAATAGTCAAAAGGGTGAGCCGTGGGGACGAGGAGAAAATCCCGCAGTTGCAGGCAAGAGGAACGCAGTTACGTTTCGGAGTACAGTGACGACCCCGGAACCTGACGCCTCGCTAAATCAGTGGCTAGTGGTGAGTGGCCAGTGGCAATCTCCGATAACTCGCCACCAGGAACGAGCCAACCAGCTACATGGTGTTGGAGGCCGTAGCGACGACACGGCTTAGCGGGCGCAGGGCGGAGAAATTCTTCACACATATCCGGCGGGCCTGACGTCAGTCTTCCAATATTCGTAGCGTTGCTTGCTTACCGGACATTCCATCTTCTGCGGCCAGATATCCCACACCACGGTGTCATCGGGGATCAGGTGAAAGGCGTGCGTCTTGCGACATTCAGAATCCTTGCAGAAATACCCGACGCGCTTTGCTTTTTCCGGCAACACGGCTTGCAGAGTAGCAGAGCGGCCTGGCTGGTCTGCCATGACCGTGTTGGCGCCAACCCTCAAGTCGAGGCGGGTAGCGACAGGAGGAACCGTGCCGGTACAGCGCTGTCCTGGCAGGGGCGTACCCCAGATGCGGCGACTGGGTTCCAAACTCAGCAAGCCAACTTCATTCTGGGCAAAGCCGCCGACCCAAACCACGCGAAACGGCGATCTTCTTCCACGGTATTCCACGATGACGACGGCGGCGGGGTAGAGCAAAGGCGGCACCTGCGAAATACGGGCTCCGCGCACACTGACGTCATGCGTGAACGCGGTTTGCGCAAACCGGTTGCCGCGTTCATCAGTTCCCGCAACCTTGATTCGCAAGCGAACCAAATGGCGAGGCTCTGCACGGCTGGACATCGAGATAACCTCACTGTCAACTGACTCAGGTACCAGCTTGAATCTGGGTTGCCCTATGATGACGCGACCAAGGTTCCGGGGACAATAGCCCAGCGCTCCGGGGACAATAACCGAGGTGCCAGGGTCAACTTGCACCTTGGTGTTAGTCATCGTGCTGCCGCCGGTGGGTATTGAATCTGGAGCGGGGGACCGTCCCATAGCCTGGGTTGATGCGCCGCAGCGGAGTAAATTCCCGATTTGGAACAGGCTTCTCAAGTTTTCCCGAATTGGCCGCAGTGACGGCGGACGGCAATGCTAACGTGTTTTTAGGGTTGATTGTCGATGAGGCTTCGCAGGATAGAAATTGTCTTTGTCCTTGTCTTGGTGGCCACCGCACTCGTCTCGGCACAGACCGTGTCCACTGCCCACCGCCGTACGCTAGACGAGTTGACCGACGAAGCGGCGTTCATTGTTCATGGCTATGTCGTTGGCGTCCGGGTCGAGCCCCATCCCCAGCTTCACAACCTGCAGACGGTTGTGGTCTCGATGCAGATCGACGACGTCCTGAAGGGCGATGTTCCGCGCGAGTTCGCTTTCCGTCAGTTCATCTGGGATGTCCGCTCCATCCATGACGGTGGGGGATACAGAAAACGCCAGGAGCTCATGTTGTTCTTGAGGCCCCCGTCGCGCTACGGGCTCACCAGTCCCGCCGGCCTGCAACAGGGCCGGTTCGTGATTCAACGCGATTCCGCCGGGAACGTGACTGCCGTGAACGCAGACAACAACATCGGCCTGTTCAAAACGTTGCCCAAAGCTGCGCAACGACGCGGTGCAGCGCTTCCCGCGGCAGCGCTGGCGCTGGCCAACAAAGCTGCCGGCCCGGTCCCGCTCACCGATCTGAAGCAGGCGGTGCGCGCCTTGTCGCGGAGGTCGCAATGAACCTCCGACAGCTGTACTGCTTTTTATCACTGTTGATTCTGGTTTCCCAGGCCTCTGCCGGTGGGCCCCTCGCGGTTGGGGGACCGAAATTCGGAACTGACGGCAAGCCGTTTACCTGGGATGTCGCAGCGATGCCGATCCAGTACCGGGTGGACACGGGCCCTCTCGCGAAGCTTTTTGGAGGTGCGGTCACCATCGACAACACCGCCGGCTTGGCCCGCGTGCAGAGCATGTTCGCTATCTGGCAGAACGTGCCGACCACGTCGATCCAGTTTCAGTACGCGGGCCCCATTCTGGCGACCGGAAGTTTCCGCGGCGGCGACGTCGTGACCACCGACGACTTCAATTCCGTCTACGGCGACTGCAAGGCGGGGACGCAGAACCCGATTGTTTTCGACGCCGACGGCAGCATCGTCCGCGACTTGGGCCTGCCGCCCGACATTATCGGGTTCGCGGCGCCTTGCAAGCTCGACAGCGCCACCGGCCATATCGCGTCCGGCTTCGCGCTCCTGAACGGAGAATTCCAGGATGGTGTCAGCCAGGGCACGAATTACGAACTAACATCCCACCAGTTCGACGAGGCGATCACGCACGAGCTGGGCCATTTCGCGGGGCTAGATCACTCCCAGATTAACGCCTCCGTTCTCGACACGCAGCTCCCCTGTTCGACCGACGGACTCGCCGGATTGCCTCTCATGTTCCCCGTCGCCTACTGTCAGGCGCGCACCGATGCTGGACTGCCAATTTTGTCTCCGGATGATCAGGCGTGGATATCGAAGCTCTATCCCAACGGCAGCTTTGCCAGTTCATACGGAACCATCAGCGGTATCGTGTATTTCAGCGATGGCAAAACAGCCGCACAAGGCGTAAACGTCATCGCCCGCCGCATCGATGATCCGAACACGCCTGCCAACGAATCGCTTCGCATCGCCGTGTCGGTTGTCAGCGGGTTCCTGTTCACCGGCAACCCCGGCCAACCGATTACCGGCGACAACAGCGATGGCGACCGTAACGGCTCGCGCAACCCGCAACTGGTCGGGTATTTCGAGATTCCCGTGCCGCCCGGAACCTACACCGTGGAAGTTGAGTCGGTCCGACCCACCTTCCAGTCGGGATCGCGGGTTGGTCCGCTTGATCCGCCCATCGGCAGCCCGGGCCCGCCTGAATTCTGGAACGTATCAGAATCGGCGTTCGATCTTCCGGCCGGCTTCGACACCATCACCGTCGTCGCGGGACAAAACGTCGCCAACACGAACTTTATTCTGAACGGGACGCCCGCGCGCTTCGACCAGTTCGAGGACGGTGCCGTTTCCTGGTTGTGGCAAACCACCGATCCGCTGAGGATGCCGCGGAAAGAGGTGCGGGTGTGAAGGCCGGGGCGGTGCCTGTCCTAATAACCGGCGCATTGCTCCTGACCGTCGCATGTGGCGGTGGTAGCGGCACATCCGGTTCTTCGTCTGGTTCCAGCGCCCCGCCGACATCCCTGGGTGTCTCGGGAACGGGCGGTGCGCTGAGCATTACCACCACCTCCCTCCCGGATGGACTCACGGGGAAGTCGTATTCGGCGAGCATAGCCGTAAACGGTGGCAACGGGCGACTTACGTGGTCGCTCTCTCCGGGATCGTTTTTCCCCGGCGGATTGTCTCTGGATGCGAACACCGGCAGCATTACAGGCACAGTGAGTAGTGCCGTGTTCGGCGACGTCACATTCAAAGTCACCGACTCCGCCAGCCCGCAGCAGGTCGCGATGAAGACGATCCGCATGACCTTCCGCTGGGCGTTGTCGATCACCACCATTCCAATTCCCGTGCCGGGCGGACATACCGGCGTGCCGTACAAAGCCGCGTTTTATGCCGGCGGCGCCAACGGAAATATGACGTGGTCCGTGGCCAACGGGCAGGTGCCGCCCGGCTTATCGCTGACGAACGTGACATCATCGGAAGCGGACTTGGTCGGCATGCCCACGCAAACGGGAATTTACGCGTTCACGGTACAAACGGTAGATAGTTCCATCCCGCCGCAGACCGCCACCAGCAATGTTTCCATCACGGTGGACGACAAATTGGCAGTCGCTACTGGGCAGCTCCACACCGCTTACGCTTACGAGCCGTATAGCCAGACCGTCAGTGCTGCGAACGGCACGCCCCCGTACCACTGGTCTTTTGGGGCGTACTTTCCGGCTGGACTGTCCATCGACGCGACTACAGGTCTGATCAGCGGCACTCCCGGTCAGGGGAACTACACGCTTTCCGTCGTCGTGACAGACTCGTCTTCTCCCGCGCAGGCGGCGCAGCAGTCTTACTCCATGCTGATCCTGCCGCGCTTGCACATCGATTCGTCCACTCTTCCCGACGCTCACTTGAGCCAGCCGTACTCTTCCTACGTGCCGTATACGGGCGGTACCGGCAACCTGGCCTGGTTCGTGGTATCGGGCAGCTTGCCACCCGGCCTTAGTTTGCAGCCGCAGTATGGAACGGTGTCGGGCACGCCTACCCAACTGGGCGCATACACGTTCACCGTCCAAGTGCAGGATTCCAGCACGCCGCCGCAAACCGTGCAGGGGCAGATGACGGTGAACGTCAGGGCCGCCACGCTCACTTTGCAGCCGTCACTGCCGCAGCGCATCCCAGTGAACGTGTCTTTCGACGGGGTCGCGGCCGTGTCCGGCGGGACGGCGCCGTTCACCTGGACCCTGAACGGCGGGGCGCTTCCGACCGGGCTAAACTTGGTCGGCTCAACCGGCGAGATCAGCGGCACGCCGACAACAACCGGCGCATACACGTTCACGCTGAACGCCAGCGATTCCTCCTCGCCGCGACAGGTCGCGTCATCCACCTACACGATGACCGTCGGGCAAGCCTTGGGACGCAATGATGCGATCTCTCACGCTACTACGCTGACCAACGGTTCTTTTGCGGCTTCGATCAGCCCCCTGTTCGATCCGCCCACGGCTAGCAGCTTGTCGGCGGACTCGGATTACTACCGCATTACGTCGGTAGGCGGCGCAACCGTTAAGGTCACCGTCACCGCCGCGTCGCTCGGCGGCTTCAACTCGGGCGCACTTGATCCTGTGCTCGAGTTTGTCGATGCCAATGGCGTGCGCCTCAGTGCCTGCCGCCTTCCGGGCAACACCACGACGAATTTCAACTCATCGTGCATCGATGATGACATCTCTCCGGGAGTCAATCAGAACTCGCAGCTTGAGTACCTGGTCCCGCGAACGTCTGATACAAAGGTTGATATCTTCGCCCACGTGTTCGATTGGCGCGGCGACGCCCGTCCCGACATGTCCTATTCCATCAACGTGAGCGGCGCATTCCTGCCGATACAGTTTCAAAACCTCGCGTCGCTTCCTGACTTCGCCGCAAACACGAGCATTTACTACAGCATTCGCGCCACGGGCGGGACCGGCACGCTCACCGGCTCCATCACTTCTGGACAGCTTCCGCCCGGTTTGCTTTTCCAGAGCCTCTCCGGCAATCCGTGGACCGGCCTCATCAACGGCGGAACCACCGTCGCGGGTGACTACTCGTTTAGTATCCAGGTCTCCGACCAGGCTTCACCGCAACAGGTGGTTTCGCAGCAATTCACCTGGCACGTCGTTCCGCCGCTGCAGCTCACGGCGGTGCCTCCCCAGACCCTCACGGTCGGTCAGACCACCACCTACCAGGCGACAGCCACCGGCGGAATGCTCCCGTACTACTGGAGTGTTTACCAATGGTCTGGAGTAACAATCGACAGGAACACGGGGTTAATGACCTTCCAACCCAGTGCTGCCGGGCAGTTCACCTATGATCTGTGGCTAGTTGGAAGCGGCACCATCGACGGCGGCACGCAGTGGATGCACCAGACATATTCGGTTACGGTAAATCCCTAACGCACCGGCCTGGCAGCTAATGCCAGTCTTGATTGGACGGCCGCAGCGAAAGTGCTTTTAATCTGGAGCGGGGTACGGGAGTTGAACCCGTTTCACAGGCTTGGGAAGCCTGGGCACGACCGATATACCAACCCCGCTCGGACACGATGATCGATCGCCGGTGTAGTTTACCAAAGCGAAGCTGCGCGCCCAAGAGCTCAGGCCAAGGGCTCAAGCGGCGAAGCGGGCTTCCCGGCGCGCCAGGACGTCCCAAAAACGATTGAAGCCCTACCCGGAGTCTGACCGAAGGTGCGATTCAAGCAAAACAAATCCCGTGCCGCTGCTTGTTGGAAGCGACACGGGGCGGGCTTTGCGCCCGGCGTCAGAGTACGGTTCTGCGCCCGGTAGCTAGTTGCACGACCAGCGCAATGATGGCCGCCACGAATAGCAGCCACACCAGGCTGCCGATCTGATATACGCCAACCAATCCGAGCAGCCATGCGATCAGCAGGATCACGAAAATTGTCCAAAGCAATGTAGCACCTCCAACCCCAACAGGGTTCTCCCGGA from Terriglobales bacterium includes these protein-coding regions:
- a CDS encoding Rrf2 family transcriptional regulator, which codes for MLSATSEYALRALAQLAQLSRGDALLGRELAKSAGVPQHYLAKIMLSLRNAGLVLATRGAGGGYMLLRPADAIHLIDVVSLFEGPSQWPQCLLRGDHKCRDDNSCAAHAHWAKVRDGYLEFLEHTTLYDLTHATAHASQVTRASRGRRGMVANC
- a CDS encoding DUF6496 domain-containing protein, translating into MPWKTTLDRAEEDKREGKSPSTQAGEFVREEMEHVRSGKHGARNTKQAIAIGLSKARRAGVDLKPPQSGQASEKTRKSAESAYRKGQSGRKTVSRKRSRATEGALKREGHSAASRKNLSRQAKSAANKRSAASRSRSAKKAARTRQRERKAA
- a CDS encoding UbiD family decarboxylase translates to MAYHDLRDWIAALERAGELKRVRAAVDPVLEITEITDRVSKSASGAGRSASKAGGPALLFENVKGHPGAKVLINQFGSARRMNLALGVESLDEIAERLRMFMDVKSPQGLLDKIKMLPMLADLGKFFPKTVPTGPCKDVVKKDKFSLLDFPIPQCWPKDAGRFITLPCVISRDPRTGKRNVGMYRMQVYDERTTGMHWQRQKVGAEHYREALRAAAAGGARSPSSTAENDPASAVDIMARTSGGARVPEGERPKGRMDVAVAIGTDPTLTFAAIVPAPPDVEEFMIAGFLRQKPVELVKCETVDLEVPATAEIVLEGYVNLDELRTEGPFGDHTGFYSLEDSYPVFHVTCVTHRKDPIYATTIVGKPPMEDAWMGKAVERIFLPLMKLTIPELVDVNLPIEGVFHNLMIVSIRKSYPGQARKVMNAIWSLGQAMFTKCIVVVDEDCDVQDLREVVLRAFNNIDPERDIQFTLGPVDSLDHASRLPDFGSKMGVDATRKWPSEGFARPWPDEITMDAATKEKVDRMWKSLGID
- a CDS encoding Ig domain-containing protein; translation: MPVLITGALLLTVACGGGSGTSGSSSGSSAPPTSLGVSGTGGALSITTTSLPDGLTGKSYSASIAVNGGNGRLTWSLSPGSFFPGGLSLDANTGSITGTVSSAVFGDVTFKVTDSASPQQVAMKTIRMTFRWALSITTIPIPVPGGHTGVPYKAAFYAGGANGNMTWSVANGQVPPGLSLTNVTSSEADLVGMPTQTGIYAFTVQTVDSSIPPQTATSNVSITVDDKLAVATGQLHTAYAYEPYSQTVSAANGTPPYHWSFGAYFPAGLSIDATTGLISGTPGQGNYTLSVVVTDSSSPAQAAQQSYSMLILPRLHIDSSTLPDAHLSQPYSSYVPYTGGTGNLAWFVVSGSLPPGLSLQPQYGTVSGTPTQLGAYTFTVQVQDSSTPPQTVQGQMTVNVRAATLTLQPSLPQRIPVNVSFDGVAAVSGGTAPFTWTLNGGALPTGLNLVGSTGEISGTPTTTGAYTFTLNASDSSSPRQVASSTYTMTVGQALGRNDAISHATTLTNGSFAASISPLFDPPTASSLSADSDYYRITSVGGATVKVTVTAASLGGFNSGALDPVLEFVDANGVRLSACRLPGNTTTNFNSSCIDDDISPGVNQNSQLEYLVPRTSDTKVDIFAHVFDWRGDARPDMSYSINVSGAFLPIQFQNLASLPDFAANTSIYYSIRATGGTGTLTGSITSGQLPPGLLFQSLSGNPWTGLINGGTTVAGDYSFSIQVSDQASPQQVVSQQFTWHVVPPLQLTAVPPQTLTVGQTTTYQATATGGMLPYYWSVYQWSGVTIDRNTGLMTFQPSAAGQFTYDLWLVGSGTIDGGTQWMHQTYSVTVNP
- a CDS encoding lmo0937 family membrane protein gives rise to the protein MLWTIFVILLIAWLLGLVGVYQIGSLVWLLFVAAIIALVVQLATGRRTVL